A single window of Drosophila suzukii chromosome 3, CBGP_Dsuzu_IsoJpt1.0, whole genome shotgun sequence DNA harbors:
- the LOC108011849 gene encoding uncharacterized protein, whose amino-acid sequence MDTDRRPRLRRSARLRRVLLRRLLAILPVQNYRVIFFLDSRPSAARRIILNGPHPHLHVLSGPSVPNRPRFMRMDLSRPFNVVQSVLLPIARAPSAFPQWIRYTSVSRWDRPFGDVRGVLLMGMIVDSSVETLMRQNPTRAMSLILYIAHYFLY is encoded by the coding sequence ATGGACACGGATCGTCGACCCAGACTCAGACGCAGTGCTCGCCTTCGTCGCGTCCTGTTGCGCAGACTCCTTGCGATTCTTCCAGTTCAAAACTACCGCGTGATCTTCTTTCTGGATTCAAGACCTTCTGCTGCTCGTAGGATAATTTTGAATGGGCCGCACCCACACCTCCATGTGCTTTCTGGTCCATCGGTACCGAATCGACCTAGGTTCATGCGCATGGATCTGTCGCGACCGTTCAATGTGGTTCAGTCCGTCCTGTTGCCGATAGCAAGAGCTCCGTCTGCTTTCCCTCAATGGATTCGATACACCTCTGTATCTCGATGGGACCGTCCATTCGGAGACGTCAGAGGAGTACTACTGATGGGCATGATCGTGGACTCTTCGGTGGAGACCCTAATGCGCCAAAATCCCACCAGAGCCATGTCCCTGATCCTGTACATTGCCCACTACTTTCTCTACTAA